A single genomic interval of Candidatus Saccharimonadia bacterium harbors:
- a CDS encoding NYN domain-containing protein encodes MIVYLDGENVVHQLMDVLRRTGRLKSREDLLNVNLVELIKQLVGARELKVKYYTTTLSVAKNDEELEKRSQEMIAWTALWTNHLMDQGIEIIKAGKLRVQDGHVCKNCGFREPIFREKGVDVRLAVDLVVDSETDKTLVIWSSDADLVPAVEVVKGRGARVKILAPADSLTWGLARQAGEWQTYQDGQLIKIFDKVKKENQPDGDQA; translated from the coding sequence ATGATCGTTTATCTCGACGGCGAAAACGTCGTTCACCAACTCATGGACGTGCTGCGCCGCACCGGGCGGCTCAAGTCGCGCGAAGATCTCCTCAACGTCAACCTCGTGGAGCTCATCAAGCAGCTCGTAGGCGCGCGCGAGCTCAAGGTTAAGTACTACACCACCACCCTCTCGGTCGCCAAAAACGACGAAGAACTCGAAAAACGCAGCCAAGAAATGATCGCCTGGACAGCTCTTTGGACCAATCACCTCATGGATCAAGGAATTGAGATTATCAAGGCTGGTAAACTCCGCGTGCAAGATGGGCATGTCTGCAAGAATTGTGGCTTTCGAGAGCCAATATTTCGCGAAAAGGGCGTGGACGTGCGCCTGGCTGTCGATCTCGTCGTCGATTCCGAAACCGACAAAACCCTCGTCATTTGGAGCTCCGACGCCGACCTCGTGCCGGCCGTGGAGGTGGTGAAAGGCCGGGGAGCCCGCGTCAAAATTTTGGCGCCCGCCGACTCGCTCACCTGGGGCCTCGCCCGCCAGGCCGGCGAGTGGCAAACGTATCAGGACGGCCAACTCATTAAGATATTCGACAAGGTAAAAAAAGAGAACCAGCCCGATGGCGACCAAGCGTGA
- the dinD gene encoding DNA damage-inducible protein D, with amino-acid sequence MDKQIEATQASFEEIKHIENNVEFWSARELMPLLEYTTWEKFENAIKRAIIAAQTSGASLEDHFPGAAKLVLTGSGAERKVTDYKLTRYACYLIAQNGDPRKKAIAQAQTYFAAQTRKQELTDQHQAEVKRVEARERLTATEKKFSGVLNAHGVDSKGIAEIRSSGDQELFGGHSTADMKSKYGVPSAKPLADYLPTITLKAKDLATEMTSVNTLQNELQGKPIVKREHDQNNRSVRQALLERSIKPEALAAQEDIGKVKRRLGKAPKELKGKE; translated from the coding sequence TTGGACAAGCAAATCGAAGCCACACAAGCTAGTTTTGAAGAGATCAAGCACATCGAAAACAACGTTGAGTTTTGGTCGGCGCGCGAGCTTATGCCTCTCCTCGAATACACCACTTGGGAGAAGTTTGAAAACGCTATTAAGCGTGCCATAATCGCGGCCCAGACATCCGGGGCATCGCTAGAGGACCATTTTCCCGGCGCCGCGAAATTGGTATTGACAGGCAGTGGAGCAGAACGCAAAGTAACCGATTACAAACTCACCCGCTACGCCTGCTACCTCATCGCCCAAAACGGCGACCCGCGTAAAAAAGCCATCGCCCAAGCCCAAACGTACTTTGCCGCTCAGACCCGCAAACAGGAGCTCACCGACCAACACCAAGCCGAGGTCAAGCGCGTCGAAGCCCGCGAACGCCTCACGGCCACCGAAAAGAAATTCTCCGGCGTCCTCAATGCCCATGGCGTCGATAGCAAAGGCATTGCCGAAATCCGTTCTTCGGGCGACCAAGAACTCTTCGGCGGCCATTCCACTGCGGACATGAAGTCCAAATACGGCGTCCCCTCGGCCAAACCCCTGGCCGATTACCTGCCAACCATTACCCTCAAAGCCAAGGACCTCGCCACCGAAATGACCAGCGTGAACACGCTCCAAAACGAGCTCCAGGGCAAGCCAATCGTCAAGCGCGAGCACGACCAAAACAACCGGTCCGTGCGCCAAGCGCTGCTAGAGCGTAGTATTAAACCTGAAGCACTCGCGGCTCAAGAAGATATCGGCAAGGTCAAGCGCCGGCTGGGCAAAGCCCCAAAGGAATTAAAAGGCAAAGAATGA
- the dnaK gene encoding molecular chaperone DnaK, whose product MGKIIGIDLGTTNSAMSVMEGGQPTIIANAEGGRTTPSVVAMSKNGERLVGQVAKRQGVINPDNTIFSVKRLIGRKFEDPEVQRDIKLMPYKIEKAAGGVKVKMGDKSYTPEEVSAMILSKLKADAEAFLGTTVTEAVITVPAYFDDAQRQATKDAGKIAGLEVKRIINEPTAAALAYGLEKKKEEKIVVYDLGGGTFDVSVLELGDGVFEVKSTNGDTHLGGDDFDLVIMNHLVDEFKREQGIDLKEDKAAVQRLKEAAEKAKIELSTTNESEINLPFITADASGPKHFQYAMTRAKLESLVGDLIAKTAGPCEAALKDAGLSKGDINEIVLVGGMTRMPAVQKKVEELFGKKPLQGVNPDEVVAIGAAVQGGVLAGDVKDVLLLDVTPLSLSIETMGGVATRMIERNTTIPTSKSQVYSTAADSQTQVEINVLQGEREFAQDNKSLGRFVLDGIPPAPRGVPQVEVTFNIDANGIVNVKAMDKGTGKVQHITIQNSGNLSEDEVKRMQQEAEANAETDKARKDLIEARNHLDSLVYTAEKTLKDAGDKAPEEDKKAVEEAITAAKAELESDDKAKLESLASDLSEKMQKVGAAMYAAGAAEPAGQPGTEGAPEEVGATEADGKPSDKPADGPVEGEVVDEGGPDKK is encoded by the coding sequence ATGGGTAAAATTATCGGAATCGACCTCGGCACCACCAACTCAGCCATGTCCGTGATGGAGGGCGGCCAGCCTACCATCATCGCCAACGCCGAGGGCGGCCGCACCACCCCGAGTGTGGTAGCCATGTCCAAAAACGGCGAGCGCCTCGTGGGCCAGGTCGCCAAGCGCCAGGGCGTCATCAACCCCGACAACACCATCTTCAGCGTCAAGCGCCTCATCGGCCGCAAATTCGAAGACCCCGAGGTGCAGCGCGACATTAAGCTCATGCCCTACAAGATCGAAAAAGCCGCCGGCGGCGTGAAGGTCAAAATGGGAGACAAGTCCTATACACCCGAGGAAGTCTCGGCCATGATTCTCAGCAAGCTCAAGGCCGACGCCGAAGCCTTCCTCGGCACCACCGTCACCGAAGCCGTCATCACCGTGCCCGCCTACTTCGACGACGCCCAGCGCCAGGCCACCAAAGACGCGGGCAAAATCGCCGGCCTCGAAGTGAAGCGCATCATCAACGAGCCCACCGCGGCCGCCCTCGCCTACGGCCTGGAGAAGAAAAAAGAAGAGAAGATCGTGGTTTACGACCTCGGTGGCGGCACCTTCGACGTCTCGGTCCTCGAGCTCGGCGACGGGGTGTTTGAGGTCAAATCCACCAACGGCGACACCCACCTCGGCGGCGACGACTTCGATCTCGTCATCATGAACCACCTCGTAGACGAATTTAAGCGCGAGCAGGGGATCGACCTCAAAGAAGACAAAGCCGCCGTGCAGCGCCTCAAAGAAGCTGCCGAAAAGGCCAAGATTGAGCTGAGCACCACCAACGAATCCGAAATCAACCTGCCCTTCATCACCGCCGACGCCTCCGGCCCCAAGCACTTCCAATACGCCATGACCCGCGCCAAGCTCGAATCGCTCGTCGGCGACCTCATCGCCAAGACCGCCGGCCCCTGCGAAGCCGCGCTCAAAGACGCGGGCCTCAGCAAGGGCGACATCAACGAAATCGTGCTCGTCGGCGGCATGACCCGCATGCCGGCTGTGCAGAAGAAGGTCGAAGAACTCTTTGGCAAGAAGCCCCTCCAGGGCGTGAACCCCGACGAAGTCGTTGCCATCGGCGCCGCCGTGCAGGGCGGCGTGCTAGCCGGCGACGTCAAAGACGTGCTGCTGCTTGACGTCACTCCGCTGAGCCTCAGCATCGAGACCATGGGCGGCGTTGCCACGCGCATGATCGAGCGCAATACCACCATCCCCACCAGTAAATCCCAGGTCTACTCCACCGCTGCCGATTCCCAGACCCAGGTCGAAATCAACGTCCTCCAAGGCGAGCGCGAGTTTGCCCAGGACAACAAATCCCTCGGCCGCTTCGTGCTCGACGGCATCCCGCCCGCCCCGCGCGGCGTCCCGCAGGTTGAGGTCACGTTCAACATCGACGCCAACGGCATCGTCAACGTGAAGGCCATGGACAAAGGCACGGGCAAAGTCCAGCACATCACCATCCAAAACTCCGGCAACCTCAGCGAAGACGAAGTCAAACGCATGCAGCAAGAAGCCGAGGCCAACGCCGAGACCGACAAAGCCCGCAAGGACCTCATCGAGGCCCGCAACCACCTTGACAGCCTCGTTTACACTGCCGAAAAGACGCTCAAAGACGCCGGCGACAAAGCGCCCGAAGAAGACAAAAAGGCCGTCGAGGAAGCCATCACCGCTGCCAAGGCCGAGCTCGAATCCGACGACAAGGCCAAGCTCGAATCGCTGGCTAGTGACCTGAGCGAGAAAATGCAAAAAGTCGGCGCCGCCATGTATGCCGCCGGCGCCGCTGAACCCGCCGGCCAGCCCGGCACCGAGGGCGCACCGGAAGAAGTCGGCGCCACCGAGGCCGACGGCAAGCCCAGCGACAAGCCGGCCGACGGCCCCGTCGAGGGCGAAGTCGTCGACGAGGGCGGCCCGGACAAGAAGTAA
- a CDS encoding YdeI/OmpD-associated family protein, whose protein sequence is MSTNPDLPILAFATPVDWEQWLAKNSASSGGLWLKIAKKSSHTPSVTYPQALDIALCYGWIDGQKNALDDHFWLQKFTPRRPKSAWSEINAAKAEQLITAGKMHPAGLAQVEVAKQDGRWAKAYASQSTATVPDDLAVALEANPKAKAFFAAINGSNRYAILYRIQDAKRPETRAARITKFVDMLARGETLL, encoded by the coding sequence ATGTCTACCAACCCAGACCTCCCCATTCTCGCCTTTGCCACTCCCGTCGACTGGGAGCAGTGGCTGGCTAAGAATTCTGCCTCCTCCGGCGGATTATGGCTCAAAATAGCCAAAAAATCCTCACATACCCCATCCGTAACCTACCCGCAGGCTCTCGACATAGCCCTCTGTTATGGCTGGATCGACGGTCAAAAAAACGCTCTCGACGACCATTTTTGGCTCCAAAAATTCACCCCCCGCCGGCCCAAAAGCGCCTGGTCGGAGATAAACGCCGCTAAAGCCGAGCAGCTCATCACTGCCGGCAAAATGCACCCGGCCGGTCTCGCCCAAGTCGAAGTCGCCAAACAGGACGGTCGCTGGGCCAAGGCCTATGCCAGCCAAAGCACCGCCACCGTCCCGGACGACCTTGCCGTCGCGCTTGAGGCCAATCCCAAAGCTAAAGCCTTCTTCGCCGCGATCAACGGCAGCAACCGTTACGCGATTCTGTACCGAATCCAAGACGCCAAGCGCCCTGAAACTCGCGCCGCCCGCATCACTAAATTCGTGGACATGCTCGCTCGCGGCGAAACGTTGTTATAG
- a CDS encoding Hsp20/alpha crystallin family protein codes for MANSLITWDPFRELDDMTDHMNRLVSRSLTGVGTGLPAAPATDIYEEGGKLVVETALPNFKDDDVNVQINQDRLEIKAEHRSEDEKKDRNYLRRESTQSSYYRQFMLPSDIDTDSADAKFENGVLCVTFDRKEPPQPKRLQLSSGKKADKSEK; via the coding sequence ATGGCCAATTCACTCATCACTTGGGACCCGTTCCGCGAGCTCGACGACATGACCGACCACATGAACCGGCTCGTCAGCCGCAGTCTCACCGGTGTCGGCACCGGCCTACCCGCTGCACCCGCCACCGACATCTACGAAGAGGGCGGCAAGCTCGTTGTCGAAACCGCCCTGCCCAACTTCAAAGACGATGATGTAAACGTACAAATCAACCAGGACCGCCTCGAGATCAAAGCCGAGCACCGCTCCGAAGACGAGAAAAAAGACCGCAACTACCTGCGCCGCGAAAGCACCCAGTCGAGCTACTACCGCCAGTTTATGCTGCCTTCAGACATTGACACCGACTCCGCCGATGCTAAGTTCGAAAACGGCGTTCTGTGCGTCACCTTCGACCGCAAAGAGCCCCCGCAGCCCAAGCGTCTGCAGCTGTCGAGTGGCAAAAAAGCCGACAAGAGCGAAAAATAA
- a CDS encoding nucleotide exchange factor GrpE, with the protein MAKKTEDQQSEAQNQSTTEVHVEARSEQTITPGTVSNDQVAELTADLQRLQAEFINYKRRADAERADLANFATARVVREFLAVRDSFDQEQAHRPAKFDAAWAASIDAIRAQFDKALSNLGVERFESVGQSFDPHRHEAVASDGAGDTVTKELQAGYKLGDTILRPAMVEVGGSSEPAA; encoded by the coding sequence ATGGCCAAAAAGACCGAAGATCAGCAGTCCGAAGCCCAAAACCAATCCACCACCGAAGTCCACGTTGAAGCTCGTTCCGAGCAGACCATAACCCCCGGCACCGTCTCCAACGACCAAGTCGCCGAACTCACCGCCGACCTCCAGCGCCTCCAGGCCGAATTCATCAATTACAAACGCCGCGCCGACGCCGAGCGCGCCGACCTCGCCAACTTCGCCACCGCCCGCGTGGTGCGCGAATTTTTGGCGGTGCGCGACAGCTTCGACCAGGAGCAGGCCCACCGCCCGGCCAAATTCGACGCCGCCTGGGCCGCCTCCATCGACGCCATCCGTGCGCAGTTCGACAAGGCCCTATCCAACCTCGGCGTCGAGCGCTTCGAGTCTGTCGGCCAATCCTTCGACCCCCACCGCCACGAGGCCGTCGCCTCAGACGGCGCCGGCGACACCGTCACGAAAGAGCTCCAGGCCGGCTACAAACTCGGCGACACCATCCTGCGCCCCGCCATGGTGGAAGTGGGCGGCTCGTCCGAGCCCGCAGCGTAA
- a CDS encoding transcriptional regulator, with translation MTPRQQDILGAIVELYAKTAEPVGSMALCEQFETSSATIRAEMAALEAGGYIMQPHISAGRVPTDKGYRAYVNALDEPTHDGRHEQALAHQIRTSGEHERTIKNAVESLAHVTSNLGLATIGANLYLTGMAGLFQHPEFNGGRQAYEVARLLDSLEEWLAEAAPNAPISVYIGRENPIGRASGATLIISRFQSPFSSRSYIGVLGPTRQNYGPVIGLVQYTGKLLEEALN, from the coding sequence ATGACACCCCGCCAGCAAGACATTCTCGGCGCCATCGTGGAGCTATATGCCAAAACCGCCGAGCCAGTTGGCTCCATGGCGCTCTGCGAGCAATTCGAAACCTCCAGCGCTACGATTCGTGCCGAGATGGCCGCGCTCGAAGCCGGCGGCTACATTATGCAGCCCCACATCTCCGCCGGCCGCGTCCCCACCGACAAAGGCTACCGCGCCTACGTCAACGCCCTCGATGAGCCCACCCACGACGGCCGCCACGAGCAGGCGCTCGCCCACCAAATCCGCACTTCCGGCGAGCATGAGCGCACCATCAAAAACGCCGTCGAGTCGCTGGCGCACGTCACCTCCAATCTCGGGCTGGCCACCATCGGCGCCAACCTTTACCTCACCGGCATGGCCGGGCTGTTTCAGCACCCCGAATTCAACGGCGGCCGCCAGGCCTACGAAGTCGCTCGCCTGCTCGACAGCCTCGAAGAATGGCTCGCCGAAGCCGCCCCCAACGCGCCCATCAGCGTCTACATCGGCCGCGAGAACCCCATTGGCCGGGCCTCCGGCGCCACCCTCATCATCAGCCGCTTCCAGTCGCCGTTTTCGAGCCGTAGCTACATCGGCGTCCTCGGTCCCACCCGCCAAAATTACGGCCCGGTCATTGGCCTGGTGCAATATACCGGTAAACTATTAGAGGAAGCCCTCAATTAG
- a CDS encoding lmo0937 family membrane protein, which yields MIYTIIVVLVILWLLGLIGHIGGSLIHILLVVALVVFIYNLITGRRTGV from the coding sequence ATGATTTATACCATAATTGTGGTCCTGGTGATTTTATGGCTACTGGGGTTGATCGGTCATATTGGTGGCAGCCTTATTCATATACTGTTGGTGGTGGCGTTGGTCGTGTTTATCTACAATCTGATCACGGGGCGCCGAACCGGGGTGTAG
- a CDS encoding DUF4185 domain-containing protein, translated as MKIFQAMRSITLVAAAALVAPTGLAQAVTAAPSAAVTRCARNPTTPAGWQALFRQLPRAGDGALSTLLPDGRIAWIFGDTARLDSHDFIHNMVVFTCGTQIQQLGTAEAIPNQADGSYYWGGPAVVDGGKLYMMAPHVKASDSWPYFAALGTDMASFNVGTAVTPAFTGFAPTPSTGRAGGVQWGTGVMATGGYVYIYGAYLPAGAWGYSVRVARVPSGHLATMSAWRFWDGHSWGTSEPAATDIISSSVDGTDSAFSVQLEGGKVVITTKRGGAFSADVGQFVSAQPTGPFTWTPRANVPTTELLHTYLAADHPETGLRLITVNQQPQGRAWPDDVWANPDDYRPLWLGY; from the coding sequence ATGAAGATCTTTCAGGCGATGCGAAGCATAACCTTGGTGGCTGCGGCAGCCTTGGTGGCGCCGACCGGTCTGGCGCAAGCGGTAACGGCGGCGCCATCGGCCGCGGTCACCAGGTGCGCGCGAAACCCCACCACGCCGGCCGGATGGCAGGCTTTGTTTCGTCAGCTGCCGCGGGCCGGTGACGGGGCTCTCTCGACCCTACTGCCGGATGGTCGAATAGCCTGGATATTTGGTGATACGGCGCGGCTCGATAGTCATGATTTTATTCATAATATGGTGGTTTTTACCTGCGGAACGCAGATCCAGCAGTTGGGGACCGCCGAGGCGATTCCGAATCAGGCCGACGGAAGCTACTACTGGGGTGGGCCGGCGGTGGTTGATGGGGGCAAGCTGTACATGATGGCGCCGCATGTGAAGGCGTCTGATAGTTGGCCCTATTTTGCCGCACTCGGCACGGATATGGCTAGCTTTAACGTAGGAACGGCGGTGACCCCCGCCTTTACCGGCTTTGCCCCCACGCCGTCGACCGGCCGGGCCGGGGGCGTGCAATGGGGAACCGGCGTGATGGCAACCGGTGGATATGTGTATATTTATGGAGCCTATTTGCCGGCCGGGGCGTGGGGATATTCGGTGCGGGTGGCGCGTGTGCCCTCGGGCCATCTCGCTACAATGTCGGCGTGGCGTTTCTGGGATGGTCATAGCTGGGGGACCTCTGAGCCAGCGGCCACGGATATCATTAGCAGTAGCGTAGATGGAACTGATAGCGCGTTTTCGGTGCAGCTGGAAGGTGGCAAAGTGGTGATCACGACGAAACGCGGCGGGGCTTTCTCGGCGGATGTGGGTCAGTTTGTGAGCGCCCAGCCGACCGGACCCTTTACCTGGACGCCGCGGGCAAACGTACCTACTACCGAGCTGCTTCATACCTACCTGGCGGCGGATCACCCCGAAACCGGCCTGCGCCTGATAACGGTAAATCAACAGCCCCAGGGACGGGCCTGGCCAGATGATGTCTGGGCAAATCCCGATGATTACCGGCCGCTATGGCTGGGGTACTAG
- a CDS encoding peroxiredoxin encodes MKPAPDFRLPDQSGTIRSLKDYAGKWLVLYFYPEDDTPGCTIEACAFRDDYPALQARGLSVVGVSRDSVESHQQFAEKHHLNFPILADESRTVHEAYGAWGKKKTLGVEYVGATRKTFLINPQGQIAKEYPKVTPMGHSAQIMKDFTKLAGPEGSKPEA; translated from the coding sequence ATGAAACCTGCCCCCGATTTTCGTTTGCCAGATCAGAGCGGAACTATTCGTAGCCTTAAGGATTATGCTGGCAAATGGCTGGTGCTGTATTTTTATCCGGAGGACGACACGCCGGGTTGTACCATTGAGGCCTGCGCCTTTCGCGATGACTACCCGGCGCTGCAGGCCAGGGGCTTGAGCGTGGTGGGCGTGTCGCGCGATTCGGTGGAGAGCCATCAGCAGTTTGCCGAGAAACACCACTTGAATTTTCCGATTTTGGCAGACGAATCGCGCACCGTGCATGAGGCGTATGGGGCTTGGGGAAAGAAAAAGACTTTAGGCGTGGAATACGTGGGCGCTACGCGCAAAACCTTTTTGATCAACCCGCAGGGACAGATCGCCAAAGAATACCCCAAGGTGACCCCGATGGGACATTCGGCGCAGATTATGAAGGACTTTACGAAACTGGCGGGACCGGAGGGGTCGAAGCCGGAGGCGTAG
- a CDS encoding type II toxin-antitoxin system PemK/MazF family toxin, with protein MRGEVYLMNLDPVMGNEVGKPRPCVVISPDDLNRRAGTFIIAPLSSQHRRYPSRVDCQFRGRQGQAQLDQIRALSPLRIVSKLGRLEEDQLNLILDRLAEMFAP; from the coding sequence ATGCGCGGTGAGGTCTACCTGATGAACCTCGATCCAGTCATGGGCAACGAAGTCGGCAAGCCCAGGCCGTGCGTAGTGATATCTCCCGATGACCTCAATCGTCGGGCGGGCACGTTCATCATAGCGCCGCTCTCCTCGCAGCATCGTCGCTATCCCAGCCGCGTCGATTGCCAGTTTCGAGGGAGGCAAGGGCAGGCTCAGCTTGACCAAATCAGGGCGTTGAGTCCGCTTCGGATTGTGTCAAAATTAGGCCGGCTCGAAGAAGACCAGCTCAATCTCATCCTCGACCGCCTCGCCGAAATGTTCGCACCATAA
- a CDS encoding AbrB/MazE/SpoVT family DNA-binding domain-containing protein yields MPTRPKTITHLTKIGNSRGIRIPKALIEQAGLTEASELELIARDGEILIANHRRPREGWAEAMEAAYARGDLELTEEDLDWLNMKSLPDELPADEDPWWE; encoded by the coding sequence ATGCCCACTCGACCCAAAACCATCACCCATCTCACCAAAATCGGCAATTCCCGCGGCATTCGCATCCCGAAGGCGCTCATCGAGCAGGCCGGCCTCACCGAAGCCAGCGAGCTCGAGCTCATCGCCCGTGACGGCGAAATCCTCATCGCCAACCATCGTCGTCCCCGCGAAGGCTGGGCCGAAGCCATGGAGGCCGCCTACGCGCGCGGCGATCTCGAACTCACCGAAGAAGATCTCGATTGGCTCAACATGAAATCTCTCCCCGACGAATTGCCGGCCGACGAGGACCCCTGGTGGGAGTAA
- the lepA gene encoding translation elongation factor 4, with protein MNQSHTRNFCIIAHIDHGKSTLADRMLELTGTVAHRDMQAQLLDSMDLEREKGITIKLQPVKMKWTPSGATGSAEEDSPEHGGAGSDTALPEETDSVRRREGESSAAYIAKGEYTLNLIDTPGHVDFSYEVSRSLAACEGAVLVVDASQGIQAQTLANVYLAIEAGLEIIPVLNKIDLPAADPERVAGEVASLLGCDPHTILRVSGKTGQGVPEVLDAIIEQVPAPKGDPDAPLRALIFDSIYDVHRGVILFIRVVDGVIKRHDTIILMATRADGLAVEVGTFAPKQTAAPEILTGQIGYVVTNLKSISEARVGDTVTLTARRATDQLPGYRQVKPFVFAGFFPTSNEQYPLLKDALEKLKLNDAALIYEPESSQVLGFGYRVGFLGLLHLDIIRERLEREYGLDMVVTSPSTDYVVVATDGTERTIRNAADLPDPSHIAEVREPWIKGEVVVPGDYIGGVIKLINQIRGLQTNLTYVDEKLALVAFDAPLANVLTDFYDSLKSITSGYGSFNYELSGYRTEKLVRLDILVGGDPVDALSMIAHSEEAYRAGKQIVEKLKTLIPKQNFEVSLQAAIGGKIIAREDVKAVRKDVIAGLYGGDVTRKNKLLDKQKKGKKRMKRVGKFDIPAEAFMILVSKDS; from the coding sequence GTGAATCAATCCCACACCCGAAATTTTTGCATCATAGCGCACATCGACCATGGCAAATCCACCTTGGCCGATCGTATGCTTGAGCTCACCGGCACGGTCGCACACCGCGACATGCAGGCCCAACTCCTCGACTCCATGGACCTCGAGCGCGAAAAAGGCATCACCATCAAACTCCAGCCCGTAAAGATGAAGTGGACCCCCAGTGGCGCGACGGGTAGTGCGGAGGAAGATTCGCCTGAGCACGGAGGCGCTGGTTCAGATACCGCACTCCCCGAAGAGACGGATAGCGTTCGCCGACGCGAAGGCGAATCTTCCGCAGCCTACATAGCAAAAGGGGAGTACACATTAAATTTGATTGATACACCAGGCCACGTCGATTTCAGCTACGAAGTGTCCAGATCGCTAGCGGCGTGCGAAGGGGCCGTATTGGTAGTCGACGCGTCGCAAGGAATTCAGGCCCAAACCCTCGCCAACGTCTACCTCGCCATCGAAGCCGGCCTCGAAATCATCCCCGTGCTCAACAAAATCGACCTCCCGGCCGCCGACCCTGAGCGCGTCGCCGGCGAAGTTGCGAGCCTCCTCGGCTGCGATCCGCACACCATCCTGCGCGTCTCCGGCAAAACCGGCCAAGGCGTGCCCGAGGTCCTCGACGCCATCATCGAGCAGGTCCCGGCGCCAAAAGGCGACCCAGATGCCCCCTTGCGCGCGCTCATTTTCGATTCCATCTACGATGTTCACCGCGGCGTCATCCTCTTCATCCGCGTCGTCGATGGCGTTATTAAACGCCACGATACCATCATCCTCATGGCGACCCGCGCCGACGGCCTCGCCGTCGAAGTCGGCACCTTCGCGCCCAAACAAACCGCCGCCCCCGAAATCCTCACCGGCCAAATCGGCTATGTCGTCACCAACCTCAAATCCATTTCCGAGGCCCGCGTCGGCGACACCGTCACCCTCACCGCCCGCCGCGCCACCGACCAACTCCCCGGCTACCGCCAAGTCAAACCCTTCGTGTTCGCCGGCTTTTTCCCCACCTCAAATGAGCAATACCCCTTACTCAAAGACGCCCTCGAAAAACTCAAGCTCAACGACGCGGCGCTCATTTACGAGCCCGAATCCTCGCAGGTCCTCGGCTTCGGCTACCGCGTCGGCTTCCTCGGCCTGCTGCATCTAGACATCATCCGCGAGCGCCTCGAGCGCGAATACGGCCTCGACATGGTCGTCACCAGCCCCAGCACCGACTACGTCGTGGTTGCCACCGACGGCACCGAGCGCACCATCCGCAACGCCGCCGACCTCCCCGACCCCAGCCACATCGCCGAAGTCCGTGAGCCGTGGATCAAAGGCGAAGTGGTGGTACCCGGCGATTACATCGGCGGCGTCATCAAGCTCATCAACCAAATCCGCGGCCTCCAAACCAACCTCACCTACGTCGACGAAAAACTCGCCCTCGTCGCCTTCGACGCCCCGCTTGCCAACGTCCTCACCGACTTCTACGACTCCCTCAAATCCATCACCTCCGGCTACGGCAGCTTCAATTACGAGCTCTCCGGCTACCGCACCGAAAAACTCGTCCGCCTCGACATCCTCGTGGGCGGCGACCCCGTCGACGCGCTGTCCATGATCGCGCACTCCGAAGAAGCCTACCGCGCCGGCAAACAAATCGTCGAAAAGCTCAAAACCCTCATCCCCAAGCAAAACTTCGAGGTCTCCCTCCAAGCCGCCATCGGTGGCAAGATCATTGCCCGCGAAGACGTGAAAGCCGTGCGCAAAGACGTCATCGCCGGCCTCTACGGCGGCGACGTCACCCGCAAAAACAAGCTTCTCGACAAGCAAAAGAAGGGCAAAAAACGCATGAAACGCGTCGGCAAATTCGACATCCCGGCCGAAGCCTTCATGATCCTGGTGAGCAAAGATAGCTAA